One region of Hydrogenobaculum sp. Y04AAS1 genomic DNA includes:
- a CDS encoding heterodisulfide reductase-related iron-sulfur binding cluster, with protein sequence MSLLRYDKTKFPIQNNHAHYDEIFERMEELEAKGEILIHRITEEHKPVEVYTRTGRIKTVPTNKLWHHKSCGQCGNIPGYPASIFWFMNKFGYDYLNEPHQTSCTAWNYHGSGTSNPVALAAVWLRNMHQAWKTGYYPLIHCGTSFGSYKETREQLIMNKELRDAVRPILKKLGRLGPNGELVIPQEVVHYSEWTHANRYKIKELYEKEGKPRGIDVSNVRVAIHNACHVWKMIADDYVYDPEIYGGQRPAASTAVIKELGAIVADYYTWYDCCGFGFRHILTEREFTRSFAINRKLKVIYEDAKADLIVTHDTGCTTTFEKNQWIGKAHDMYYPVAVMSDVMFSALACGAHPYKIVQLYWNCSSYEPLLEKMGITNWKELKKEWEDTVKYINELDKAGKHDELQEFFKTYDLYEPYSRTSDGKPRASATADKVLFRS encoded by the coding sequence ATGAGTTTACTTAGATATGACAAGACCAAATTTCCAATTCAAAACAACCATGCTCATTACGATGAAATATTTGAGCGCATGGAAGAATTGGAAGCAAAGGGCGAGATCCTTATACATAGAATCACCGAAGAACATAAACCTGTAGAGGTTTATACAAGAACAGGTCGTATAAAGACTGTGCCTACCAACAAACTATGGCATCATAAATCTTGTGGACAATGTGGTAATATACCCGGTTATCCAGCATCTATATTCTGGTTTATGAACAAGTTTGGATATGATTATCTAAATGAACCACACCAAACTTCTTGTACCGCATGGAACTATCACGGTTCTGGTACGTCAAATCCAGTGGCTTTGGCAGCTGTATGGCTAAGAAACATGCACCAAGCTTGGAAGACTGGTTATTATCCTTTAATTCACTGTGGTACTTCATTTGGTTCTTACAAGGAAACTAGAGAACAACTCATAATGAATAAAGAACTTAGAGATGCTGTAAGACCTATATTGAAGAAGTTGGGTAGATTAGGACCAAATGGTGAATTGGTGATACCTCAAGAGGTAGTACATTATTCAGAATGGACACATGCAAACAGATATAAAATAAAAGAATTATACGAAAAAGAAGGTAAACCAAGAGGTATAGATGTGTCAAATGTAAGAGTTGCTATACACAACGCTTGCCACGTTTGGAAAATGATAGCTGACGATTACGTATATGACCCAGAAATATATGGAGGCCAAAGACCAGCAGCATCTACGGCTGTTATAAAAGAATTGGGAGCTATAGTTGCTGACTATTACACATGGTATGATTGCTGTGGTTTTGGATTTAGGCATATATTGACAGAAAGAGAGTTTACTAGGTCTTTTGCTATAAATAGAAAGTTGAAGGTAATATATGAGGATGCTAAGGCAGACCTCATCGTAACTCACGATACTGGTTGTACCACAACTTTCGAAAAGAATCAATGGATAGGCAAAGCTCATGATATGTACTATCCGGTAGCTGTTATGTCAGATGTTATGTTCTCAGCTTTAGCCTGCGGTGCACATCCGTACAAGATAGTCCAGCTGTACTGGAACTGCTCAAGTTATGAACCTCTTTTGGAAAAAATGGGTATAACCAACTGGAAAGAGCTAAAAAAAGAGTGGGAAGACACCGTAAAATATATAAATGAGCTTGATAAAGCAGGCAAACACGACGAACTTCAAGAATTCTTTAAAACCTATGACTTGTATGAACCATACAGCAGAACATCCGACGGCAAACCAAGAGCAAGTGCAACGGCTGATAAGGTATTGTTTAGATCTTAA
- a CDS encoding 4Fe-4S dicluster domain-containing protein has protein sequence MDGHAYGYNLPISQKTKDVPWEEKVRIVEEVKSDFRYHEYIFGCLNCGVCTASCPSNRFFDYSPREIVQRFLEDDVEVLYDMMHEYIWACSQCFTCWIRCPFVNNPGGLVAIMREVAVRNAFDATKDLLKPYGRVLLKVMTTGNQLSADMLQPDFFPDWGPKMADNMENLRAKRMAIPFDVGKAVKTAWEVSLQTAIELYSIWRETGIFDMLEKIDPNLYNVIMDMVEENEERWEDMQEE, from the coding sequence ATGGATGGTCACGCTTATGGATACAATCTTCCCATATCACAGAAAACAAAAGATGTGCCATGGGAAGAGAAGGTTAGAATTGTAGAGGAAGTCAAGTCAGACTTTCGCTATCACGAATATATATTTGGGTGCTTAAACTGCGGTGTTTGCACTGCATCATGCCCATCCAACAGATTTTTTGATTATTCACCCAGAGAGATAGTGCAAAGATTTTTGGAAGATGATGTGGAAGTGCTTTATGATATGATGCACGAATATATATGGGCTTGTTCTCAATGCTTCACCTGTTGGATAAGGTGTCCATTCGTAAACAACCCAGGTGGTCTTGTGGCTATAATGAGAGAAGTAGCCGTTAGAAACGCCTTTGACGCAACCAAAGATCTTCTCAAACCATACGGTCGTGTGTTGCTTAAGGTTATGACCACTGGTAACCAGCTCTCAGCGGATATGCTTCAACCGGACTTTTTCCCAGACTGGGGTCCAAAGATGGCTGACAATATGGAAAATCTGAGAGCAAAACGTATGGCTATACCCTTTGATGTAGGTAAAGCTGTAAAAACAGCTTGGGAAGTGTCTCTTCAAACTGCCATAGAGCTTTACAGTATTTGGAGAGAAACAGGTATATTTGATATGCTTGAAAAGATAGACCCCAACCTTTACAACGTTATTATGGATATGGTAGAAGAAAACGAAGAGCGCTGGGAAGACATGCAAGAAGAATGA
- a CDS encoding DsrE family protein, with amino-acid sequence MAVPNGFDKIIFYILTVPFFERADAVTGELINPQAGAPFFLATAATTMDFEVEMVITSEAGFLLMKDNAKKVKVRPGVEQTVYDFIKMAKEAGVKVYLCVPSLDLTEEYKREDVNTELCDGIIGGAAFLDKVMSGEYAVITL; translated from the coding sequence ATGGCGGTACCAAATGGATTTGATAAGATTATTTTCTATATTTTAACTGTCCCATTTTTTGAAAGAGCCGATGCGGTGACTGGTGAGCTTATAAACCCTCAAGCGGGTGCACCTTTTTTCTTAGCTACTGCGGCTACAACAATGGACTTTGAAGTAGAGATGGTTATTACTTCAGAGGCTGGATTCTTGTTGATGAAAGACAATGCAAAAAAGGTTAAAGTAAGACCTGGTGTAGAACAAACTGTATATGATTTCATAAAAATGGCAAAAGAAGCAGGAGTAAAGGTATATCTTTGTGTACCATCTTTAGATTTGACGGAAGAATACAAGAGAGAGGATGTCAATACTGAGCTTTGCGACGGTATAATAGGTGGTGCGGCATTCTTAGACAAAGTAATGAGTGGCGAGTACGCCGTTATAACCCTTTAA
- a CDS encoding DsrE/DsrF/DrsH-like family protein yields MERLAIIATKGTLDMAYPPLILASVGASMGLETAIFFTFYGLNIVHKEKVNQLKLAPVGNPAMPMAFPPSMEEKFPFLKSVSNFIPGPPQLMGVIPGMTDLMTEMMKKSIKEHGVASIPELLKLCKEADVKMIPCQMTMDLFGYKYEDLIDGLEPPGGAMTLFDFILEADKPITIFV; encoded by the coding sequence ATGGAAAGATTGGCCATAATAGCCACAAAAGGTACGTTAGATATGGCATATCCGCCATTGATACTAGCATCAGTAGGTGCTTCGATGGGTTTAGAAACAGCCATATTCTTTACGTTTTACGGCTTAAATATAGTACATAAGGAAAAGGTAAACCAGTTAAAGTTGGCTCCCGTTGGAAACCCGGCTATGCCCATGGCCTTCCCACCTTCTATGGAAGAAAAGTTTCCTTTTCTTAAAAGTGTGTCAAACTTTATACCAGGTCCTCCTCAGCTAATGGGTGTAATACCAGGAATGACGGATTTAATGACTGAAATGATGAAAAAATCTATAAAAGAACATGGTGTTGCCTCTATCCCAGAACTTCTTAAACTATGTAAAGAAGCCGATGTGAAAATGATACCTTGCCAAATGACTATGGATCTTTTCGGATATAAATACGAAGATTTAATAGATGGTTTGGAGCCTCCGGGCGGTGCTATGACGCTTTTTGATTTTATATTGGAAGCTGATAAACCTATAACAATTTTTGTATAG
- a CDS encoding sulfurtransferase TusA family protein, protein MAVKADRTLDASGLNCPLPVLKTKKEMAEMSSGQILELITTDPGAKADIPAYCKRTGDELLETVEEGGKIIFYLKKK, encoded by the coding sequence ATGGCTGTGAAAGCAGACAGAACTTTAGATGCATCTGGTCTCAATTGTCCTTTACCGGTACTTAAAACCAAAAAAGAAATGGCAGAAATGTCATCTGGTCAAATTTTGGAACTTATCACCACAGACCCTGGAGCAAAAGCAGACATACCAGCTTATTGTAAAAGAACTGGTGATGAGCTACTAGAAACTGTAGAAGAAGGTGGAAAAATTATATTCTATCTAAAGAAAAAGTAA
- a CDS encoding DUF507 family protein, whose product MRLPERLVERIINKLVSELLTKKYIEVEDVDYFKKQLLAIFKEADEEEKNLDERAKEILKDQLSYIEKENIDYRTAYRTIRMKLAEEMKIETRPRERMNQITNKIRDLIKNDPNIEIYEDIPMIRKVISSILIEAAKEEEEIEKEVRMRIKNYSKRIVEGTSEWNILYKRIYQDTLKQRGLA is encoded by the coding sequence GTGAGATTACCAGAAAGGTTGGTGGAAAGAATAATAAATAAGTTAGTATCTGAGCTTTTAACAAAAAAATATATAGAAGTAGAAGATGTAGATTATTTTAAAAAACAGTTGCTGGCAATATTTAAAGAAGCCGATGAAGAAGAAAAAAACTTGGATGAAAGGGCAAAAGAAATATTAAAAGACCAGTTATCTTATATAGAAAAAGAAAATATAGACTACAGGACAGCTTATAGAACCATAAGAATGAAACTGGCTGAAGAAATGAAGATAGAAACAAGACCTAGAGAACGCATGAACCAAATAACCAACAAGATAAGAGATCTCATTAAAAACGATCCAAACATAGAAATTTATGAAGATATACCGATGATAAGAAAAGTTATATCGTCTATCCTTATAGAAGCTGCTAAAGAAGAAGAAGAAATAGAGAAAGAAGTACGTATGCGTATAAAAAACTATTCCAAGAGGATTGTAGAAGGCACGTCGGAGTGGAACATTCTATATAAAAGGATATATCAAGACACTCTAAAACAAAGAGGCCTTGCTTAA
- the atpC gene encoding ATP synthase F1 subunit epsilon, with amino-acid sequence MLKVDIVTPKGIVYTEEVESVNIPAYDGEMGILENHMLLLTQIKPGLVYFNKDDKNGIAVGYGFADITPDKVIILTEEAVPVGNIDLEEYKKVFEEATRKLSDARTAEEISEWQKKREMAETFINIAKHFSPKIKA; translated from the coding sequence ATGTTAAAAGTTGATATAGTCACACCAAAGGGCATTGTATACACTGAAGAAGTAGAATCTGTAAATATACCAGCCTACGATGGTGAAATGGGGATATTGGAAAACCATATGTTGCTTTTAACTCAAATAAAACCAGGTTTGGTTTACTTCAACAAAGATGACAAAAACGGTATAGCTGTAGGATATGGATTTGCCGATATAACACCGGACAAAGTTATAATACTAACAGAAGAAGCTGTTCCAGTAGGAAATATAGACCTTGAGGAATACAAAAAAGTCTTTGAAGAAGCTACAAGGAAATTATCTGATGCAAGAACTGCTGAAGAAATATCAGAATGGCAGAAAAAAAGAGAGATGGCGGAAACGTTTATAAACATAGCAAAGCATTTTAGTCCTAAAATAAAAGCTTAA
- the dnaN gene encoding DNA polymerase III subunit beta, with amino-acid sequence MDLEKNQCSVVFDKKEFDDIISKAKNTTESKSILPILSNFLIEIENSKYFVKATDLENYIKIEGRPEQSEVSCTLCINSKKLSDIVKSLSSATFTLTLVNDPSAQSSYVQIQSGRSKFKLTLAEASEFPAFPEIENDMISNNIPGFMLLEGLERTDYAVAKEDAMNPTLTGVNMIFDNNDGKSFVEFAATDGNRLTVFKKYYPKDESNENITLSNMSFTIPRKTVKILKSITNKASFVNIYYKSGSSFLIFEDKAMGCTLFSRLLEGEFPDYKTYIENIDRPLNAKIQRKDLRDLIRRLSFSADGTVIPIKLTFADNILIGETSDRESTEGRDEIDIDYVGEAFSVDLNARYLKESVDYAPCDYINISTDDPMNGMLVSCGNLEEEGFYYASLIMPFG; translated from the coding sequence ATGGATTTAGAAAAAAACCAATGTAGCGTAGTCTTCGATAAAAAAGAATTTGACGATATCATATCCAAAGCTAAAAATACCACAGAATCGAAATCCATACTCCCGATACTGTCAAATTTCCTTATAGAGATAGAAAATTCTAAGTATTTTGTAAAAGCCACAGACTTAGAAAACTATATAAAGATAGAAGGCAGACCAGAACAATCGGAAGTTAGCTGCACCTTGTGCATAAATTCTAAGAAACTAAGCGATATAGTAAAAAGTCTTTCTTCTGCTACATTCACGCTAACGCTTGTAAACGACCCTTCAGCACAAAGCTCTTACGTGCAAATACAAAGCGGTAGAAGTAAGTTTAAGCTAACGTTGGCTGAAGCTTCTGAGTTTCCCGCTTTTCCAGAGATAGAAAACGACATGATATCAAACAACATACCGGGTTTTATGCTTTTAGAGGGCTTAGAGAGAACAGATTACGCTGTAGCAAAAGAAGATGCGATGAATCCTACCCTTACAGGCGTAAACATGATATTTGACAACAACGATGGAAAATCTTTTGTAGAGTTTGCCGCCACAGATGGTAATAGGCTTACGGTTTTCAAAAAATACTACCCTAAAGATGAATCTAACGAAAACATAACCTTAAGCAACATGTCCTTCACAATACCAAGAAAAACGGTAAAAATCCTAAAATCTATAACAAACAAAGCATCTTTCGTAAATATTTACTACAAAAGCGGTAGCTCGTTTTTGATTTTTGAAGATAAGGCAATGGGATGTACGTTGTTTAGCAGGCTTTTAGAAGGAGAGTTTCCAGATTACAAGACTTATATAGAAAACATAGATAGACCTTTAAACGCCAAAATACAGCGTAAAGATTTGAGAGATTTGATAAGAAGGCTTTCTTTTAGTGCAGATGGCACTGTTATACCTATAAAGCTTACCTTTGCCGATAACATTTTGATAGGAGAAACCTCAGACAGAGAATCAACAGAAGGAAGGGATGAGATCGATATAGATTACGTAGGAGAAGCTTTTAGCGTAGACCTAAATGCAAGATATCTAAAAGAATCCGTAGACTACGCTCCCTGCGACTATATAAATATATCTACCGACGACCCCATGAACGGTATGTTAGTTTCTTGTGGAAATCTTGAAGAAGAAGGTTTTTATTACGCTTCTTTAATAATGCCTTTTGGATGA
- a CDS encoding TIGR00730 family Rossman fold protein — protein MTENNQILEELRLKEGDTWRIFKILSEFVSGFDTLSHVSPAVTFFGSARFDENNFYYKKAYQLSYEFGKGGYNVITGGGPGIMEAANRGAKDAGVISVGLNIKLPKEQKPNPYHTLSMSFEYFFVRKVMLIRYSTAYLVFPGGFGTMDELSEALTLIQTKKSPKFPLILFGKEFWEGLMDFYKNTLIKHGTIDEEDLSLVHLTDDIDEAIAIVDKHLLEKIKLMEEEKEDNSKLERYKNTARVRGLR, from the coding sequence ATGACTGAAAACAACCAAATATTGGAAGAGCTAAGGTTAAAAGAAGGAGACACGTGGCGTATCTTTAAAATCCTTAGCGAATTTGTGAGTGGATTTGATACACTATCCCACGTAAGTCCAGCGGTAACGTTCTTTGGAAGCGCCAGATTTGATGAAAACAACTTTTACTATAAAAAAGCTTATCAGCTTAGCTACGAGTTTGGGAAAGGTGGTTACAACGTTATAACAGGTGGCGGACCTGGTATTATGGAAGCGGCTAATAGGGGTGCTAAGGATGCTGGTGTTATATCGGTGGGCTTAAATATAAAGCTTCCTAAAGAGCAAAAACCAAACCCATATCATACGCTTTCCATGAGCTTTGAATACTTCTTTGTAAGGAAAGTTATGCTTATAAGATACTCTACAGCTTACCTTGTTTTTCCAGGTGGATTTGGCACTATGGACGAACTATCTGAAGCTCTTACCCTAATACAAACTAAAAAGAGTCCAAAATTTCCGCTTATTCTCTTCGGTAAAGAATTTTGGGAAGGTCTTATGGATTTTTACAAAAATACCCTTATAAAACATGGTACCATCGACGAGGAAGACTTATCTCTTGTTCATCTTACCGATGATATAGACGAGGCTATAGCTATAGTGGATAAACATCTCTTAGAAAAAATCAAACTCATGGAAGAGGAAAAAGAAGATAATTCAAAGTTAGAAAGGTATAAAAACACCGCAAGGGTAAGAGGTCTTAGATGA
- the sbcD gene encoding exonuclease subunit SbcD, which yields MIKFLHIGDIHAGKTLHSRSRNDDAEYAISQVIDFVKKEPVDFILMAGDIFDQYTPDAEATKIIFDFMVSELNALKIPVVMITGNHDGHSFFEGYKTLAKYANMHLFVKPSTKDYIITIKDTNIICVPYVFTKILDKTWEDNAASEYAHKVENFINALISKAPRNTFNILLSHMMVKSAKPTKSEREASIGEYYAINLDNINNLKNLDYVALGHVHKYQKIPTTTDTYYTGSCFQIDFNEEGQEKYFNFVILEQQSTNKVEKIKLDIKNQLKTLKVNAKSLNIKDIENVKGYVRVIIDDTIENTRLLESKLTSEHIAGKILEIRRNVFEKPDIEVDLNKIRNNLVDFYEEYYKAKYREDLPEDLKKAFVELQYKVEHTED from the coding sequence ATGATCAAGTTTTTACACATAGGAGATATACATGCTGGCAAAACGCTTCACAGCAGATCAAGAAACGATGATGCAGAATACGCCATATCTCAAGTGATAGATTTTGTAAAAAAAGAGCCTGTAGATTTCATACTTATGGCAGGCGATATCTTTGATCAATACACTCCGGATGCAGAAGCCACAAAAATCATATTTGATTTTATGGTAAGTGAGTTAAACGCTTTAAAGATTCCAGTAGTCATGATCACCGGAAACCACGATGGACATAGTTTTTTTGAAGGTTACAAGACTCTTGCCAAATACGCCAACATGCATTTGTTTGTAAAACCTTCTACAAAAGATTACATTATTACAATAAAAGATACCAACATAATATGTGTACCTTATGTTTTTACTAAGATCTTAGATAAAACCTGGGAAGATAACGCTGCCTCAGAATATGCTCATAAAGTAGAAAATTTTATAAATGCACTCATTTCAAAAGCCCCAAGAAATACCTTTAATATATTGCTTTCCCATATGATGGTAAAAAGTGCAAAACCAACAAAATCAGAAAGAGAAGCTTCCATAGGGGAGTATTATGCAATAAATTTAGACAACATAAACAATCTTAAAAACTTGGACTACGTTGCCTTAGGGCATGTGCATAAATATCAAAAAATACCCACCACTACAGATACCTATTACACAGGTTCTTGTTTTCAAATAGATTTTAACGAAGAAGGGCAAGAAAAATACTTCAACTTTGTAATTTTAGAACAACAATCCACCAACAAAGTAGAAAAGATAAAATTAGATATAAAAAACCAGCTTAAAACTCTAAAAGTTAATGCCAAAAGCTTAAATATAAAAGATATAGAAAACGTAAAAGGATACGTAAGGGTAATCATAGACGATACCATCGAAAATACTAGGCTTTTAGAATCAAAATTAACATCAGAACATATAGCGGGCAAAATCTTAGAAATAAGAAGAAACGTTTTTGAAAAACCAGACATAGAAGTAGATTTAAACAAAATAAGAAATAACCTTGTGGATTTTTACGAAGAATATTACAAGGCAAAATACCGCGAAGATTTGCCAGAGGATTTAAAGAAAGCATTCGTAGAACTTCAATACAAAGTAGAGCATACAGAAGACTAG
- a CDS encoding SPFH domain-containing protein — translation MINLIIVVTIVTITVIVVRFSIRTVSQGEEWIIERLGRYHRTLKPGLAFVIPFLDYIRNKVNVREQFLDVPSQAVITRDNAIVQIDAVFFYRVVDSYNATYNITNINASLIQLAKTNLRAIIGSMELEHALSNRDEINAKLRNNLSGIESEWGIVITRVEIKDILPPETIVKAMEKQIQADREKRAIILQAEASREKQRLESEGYLIAQTNRAEAIKRVGQAQADVIAMIGQSLKESGETAGLLQLGERYIEAIKDLASSNSSKLIIFPNSIIDAVKNLIDK, via the coding sequence TTGATAAATTTGATAATAGTAGTTACAATTGTAACAATTACAGTTATTGTTGTAAGATTTTCTATAAGGACAGTGTCCCAAGGAGAAGAGTGGATCATAGAAAGGCTTGGCAGGTACCATAGGACTTTAAAACCAGGTCTTGCTTTTGTAATACCTTTCCTAGATTACATTAGAAACAAAGTAAACGTAAGAGAGCAATTTTTAGATGTACCTTCTCAAGCTGTCATAACAAGAGATAACGCTATAGTCCAAATAGACGCCGTTTTTTTCTACAGGGTTGTGGATAGTTACAACGCCACTTACAACATTACAAACATAAATGCATCGTTGATACAATTAGCCAAAACAAACCTAAGAGCCATAATAGGCTCCATGGAGCTAGAGCATGCCCTATCCAATAGAGATGAGATAAACGCAAAGCTTAGAAACAACTTATCTGGTATAGAAAGCGAATGGGGCATAGTGATAACAAGAGTTGAAATAAAAGATATACTTCCACCAGAAACAATAGTAAAAGCGATGGAAAAACAAATACAAGCTGACAGAGAAAAAAGAGCTATCATCCTTCAAGCAGAAGCCAGCAGAGAAAAACAACGCTTAGAGTCTGAAGGTTATCTCATAGCACAAACCAATAGAGCAGAAGCTATAAAAAGGGTAGGGCAAGCCCAAGCAGACGTCATAGCAATGATAGGGCAATCTCTAAAAGAATCAGGGGAAACCGCTGGTTTATTGCAGTTGGGAGAGCGTTATATAGAGGCTATAAAAGATTTGGCTTCTTCAAACAGCTCTAAGCTGATAATATTCCCAAACAGCATAATAGATGCCGTAAAAAATCTTATAGACAAATGA
- a CDS encoding NfeD family protein, which produces MSPFLWILLGILLSLLELAHPVMIFFPIGLSAIATGIFGLLIEYFTKIPYERMLITQLITFFVVSAINIYLLRKISKEWISIKTPKSSQPENAILGHEVYAKEDAKAKTMIKVESPSPILGVNLWHAKVLDDVKAGDKLIVVGHEGGILVCKKASSD; this is translated from the coding sequence ATGAGCCCGTTTCTTTGGATACTACTTGGTATATTGCTTTCTTTATTAGAACTAGCACATCCTGTAATGATATTTTTCCCCATAGGACTTAGCGCTATTGCAACTGGAATTTTTGGGCTTTTGATAGAATATTTTACAAAAATACCTTACGAAAGAATGCTCATAACCCAGCTTATTACCTTTTTTGTTGTAAGTGCCATAAATATATATCTTCTTCGTAAAATCTCAAAAGAGTGGATAAGCATAAAAACACCAAAATCTTCTCAGCCAGAAAACGCTATACTAGGGCATGAAGTTTACGCAAAAGAAGACGCCAAAGCAAAAACCATGATAAAGGTGGAATCCCCTTCTCCAATCCTCGGTGTAAACTTATGGCATGCAAAAGTTTTAGATGATGTAAAAGCGGGCGATAAGCTTATAGTGGTTGGTCACGAGGGAGGTATATTGGTTTGTAAAAAAGCCTCCTCTGATTAG
- a CDS encoding dienelactone hydrolase family protein, whose amino-acid sequence MIAKNFDYRSEDITCEGYLAYEESSNIKRPGVLVVPNWMGVGDFVKEKCEKLAYLGYVALAVDVYGKGVRPKDTDEAAKLSSYYKENYLLLRKRLKDALNAIKTIDLVKDDYIGAIGYCFGGSAVLELARSNEDIKGVVSFHGGLTTLDINRNPIKAKILVCHGVDDPFVPMSQIEAFIKEMNARKADYQIIMYADAVHSFTEKAAGNDKSKGTAYNELADKRSWNHMLLFFQEIFR is encoded by the coding sequence ATGATAGCTAAAAATTTTGATTATAGATCGGAAGATATAACCTGTGAAGGGTATTTGGCTTACGAAGAAAGCTCCAATATCAAAAGGCCTGGGGTTTTAGTAGTACCAAATTGGATGGGTGTAGGTGATTTTGTGAAAGAAAAGTGCGAGAAGCTTGCTTACCTTGGCTATGTAGCTCTTGCTGTAGATGTTTACGGCAAAGGCGTAAGACCAAAAGATACAGACGAAGCCGCTAAACTCTCTTCTTATTACAAAGAAAATTACCTTCTTTTGAGAAAAAGACTTAAAGATGCACTAAATGCTATAAAAACTATAGATCTTGTGAAAGATGATTACATAGGGGCTATTGGCTATTGTTTTGGTGGTAGTGCTGTTCTTGAGCTTGCAAGGTCAAACGAAGATATAAAAGGCGTAGTAAGCTTTCATGGTGGTCTTACTACGTTAGATATTAATAGAAATCCCATAAAAGCAAAAATATTGGTTTGTCATGGAGTAGATGATCCTTTTGTACCTATGTCTCAAATAGAGGCTTTTATTAAAGAGATGAATGCAAGAAAAGCTGATTATCAAATTATTATGTATGCTGATGCAGTACATTCTTTTACAGAAAAAGCTGCTGGTAACGATAAATCAAAAGGAACCGCCTACAATGAGCTTGCCGATAAAAGATCTTGGAACCACATGCTTTTATTCTTTCAAGAGATATTTAGATGA
- a CDS encoding DUF488 family protein, producing the protein MIKLKRVYEPKEETDGLRILVDRLWPRGIKKDKIDLWLKDIAPSDEIRKFYHESKDFEAFEKKYIEELKKKDIKELLELAEQNTITLLYASKEPKNNAVVLKEYLDWILEKQK; encoded by the coding sequence ATGATAAAACTAAAAAGAGTATACGAACCAAAAGAAGAGACTGATGGTTTAAGAATATTAGTGGATAGACTTTGGCCACGAGGTATAAAAAAAGATAAGATAGATTTATGGCTAAAAGACATAGCTCCTTCTGATGAAATTAGGAAGTTTTATCACGAAAGCAAAGATTTTGAGGCTTTTGAGAAAAAATATATAGAAGAGCTCAAGAAAAAAGACATAAAAGAACTTTTAGAATTAGCCGAACAAAACACTATAACGCTTCTATACGCCTCAAAAGAACCTAAAAACAACGCCGTTGTCTTAAAGGAGTATCTAGATTGGATATTAGAAAAGCAAAAATAA
- a CDS encoding N-acetyltransferase, producing MDIRKAKIKDAPYIHELINEHAKTSVLLPRSLSSIYENIRDFFVATKDDNIIGVCALHIVWEDLAEIKSLAVATNYTKKGIGKALVETCLKEAKEYDVKTVFVLTYQVDFFKKIGFELIKKETLPHKIWGECINCSKFPSCDEIAMSKLLKA from the coding sequence TTGGATATTAGAAAAGCAAAAATAAAAGATGCCCCTTACATACATGAGCTTATAAACGAGCACGCTAAGACCAGTGTTTTGCTACCAAGAAGCCTTAGTTCTATATATGAAAATATAAGGGATTTTTTTGTGGCCACAAAAGATGATAACATCATAGGTGTTTGCGCTCTTCATATAGTATGGGAAGATTTGGCAGAGATAAAGTCTTTAGCGGTAGCAACAAACTATACAAAAAAGGGAATAGGAAAAGCGCTAGTGGAAACTTGTTTAAAAGAAGCTAAGGAATACGATGTAAAAACTGTATTTGTTTTAACGTATCAAGTGGATTTCTTTAAAAAAATAGGTTTTGAGCTTATAAAAAAAGAAACGTTGCCCCACAAAATATGGGGAGAATGTATAAATTGCTCAAAATTTCCTTCTTGTGATGAAATAGCTATGTCAAAACTTTTAAAAGCCTAA